In a genomic window of Aquila chrysaetos chrysaetos chromosome Z, bAquChr1.4, whole genome shotgun sequence:
- the ALDH7A1 gene encoding alpha-aminoadipic semialdehyde dehydrogenase gives MLGLRRAVAALRPAVASAAAMSTLLVSQPRYAWLRELGLQEENSGVYNGLWGGGGQVVTTYCPATNEPIASVRQASLEDYEETVKKAKEAWKVWADIPAPKRGEIVRQIGDALRQKIKVLGSLVSLEMGKIFVEGVGEVQEYVDVCDYAVGLSRMIGGPILPSERPGHALIEQWNPVGLVGIITAFNFPVAVYGWNSAIAMICGNACLWKGAPTTSLTSVAVTKIIAKVLEDNKVPGAICSLVCGGADIGTAMARDERMDLLSFTGSTKVGKQVALMVQERFGRSLLELGGNNAIIVFEDADLNLVIPSALFAAVGTAGQRCTTARRLFLHESIHDEVVAKLAQAYAQVRIGDPWDPDTLYGPLHTKEAVKMFLDAVEQAKQQGGSVVYGGKVINRPGNYVEPTIVTGLPHNAPIVHTETFAPILYVLKFKEEEEVFAWNNEVNQGLSSSIFTKDLGRIFRWLGPKGSDCGIVNVNIPTSGAEIGGAFGGEKHTGGGRESGSDSWKLYMRRSTCTINYSKDLPLAQGIKFQ, from the exons ATGCTGGGGTTGCGCCGCGCTGTCGCCGCGCTGCGGCCGGCCGTGGCCTCGGCAGCCGCCATGTCTACGCTGCTGGTCAGCCAGCCGCGCTACGCCTGGCTGCGGGAGCTGGGCCTGCAGGAGGAGAACTCCGGCGTGTACAACGGGCTctggggcggcggcggccag GTGGTGACGACGTACTGCCCTGCCACGAACGAGCCCATAGCCAGCGTCCGGCAG GCTAGTTTGGAGGATTATGAAGAAACAGTAAAGAAGGCTAAAGAGGCATGGAAGGTCTGGGCTGAT ATCCCCGCACCTAAGCGTGGAGAAATAGTGCGACAGATTGGTGATGCCCTGAGACAAAAAATCAAGGTTCTAGGAAGCTTG gtctcTTTGGAAATGGGAAAGATTTTTGTTGAGGGTGTTGGGGAAGTGCAGGAGTATGTTGATGTCTGCGACTATGCTGTTGGTTTGTCCCGAATGATTGGTGGACCTATTTTGCCTTCAGAAA GACCTGGCCATGCCCTTATAGAGCAGTGGAATCCTGTTGGGTTAGTAGGAATCATCACAGCCTTTAACTTCCCTGTAGCGGTTTATGGGTGGAACAGCGCAATTGCAATGATCTGTGGAAATGCTTGCCTCTG gaagGGTGCTCCTACAACATCCCTCACCAGTGTTGCTGTTACAAA AATAATTGCCAAAGTCTTGGAGGATAACAAAGTGCCTGGAGCAATCTGTTCTCTGGTTTGTGGTGGAGCAGACATTGG GACAGCAATGGCAAGAGATGAGAGAATGGACCTGTTGTCCTTCACTGGCAGCACAAAAGTGGGCAAGCAAGTAGCGCTTATGGTTCAGGAGAGATTTG GTCGGAGTCTGCTGGAACTGGGAGGAAACAATGCCATTATTG tGTTTGAAGATGCAGATCTGAACCTAGTCATCCCATCTGCTCTATTTGCTGCTGTGGGAACAGCGGGTCAGAGGTGCACAACTGCTAGAAGGCTG TTCCTCCATGAAAGCATCCATGATGAGGTGGTGGCAAAGCTTGCTCAGGCCTATGCCCAGGTCCGCATTGGTGATCCGTGGGATC CTGACACTCTGTATGGGCCTCTTCATACCAAAGAAGCAGTGAAAATGTTCCTTGATGCAGTAGAACAAGCAAAACAACAGGGTGGCTCTGTGGTCTATGGTGGAAAG GTCATAAATCGCCCTGGAAACTATGTTGAACCAACCATTGTGACTGGCCTTCCTCATAATGCACCCATTGTCCACACTGAGACATTTGCTCCTATACTGTATGTGCTGAAATTTAAG gaggaagaggaggtttTTGCCTGGAATAATGAAGTAAACCAAGGTCTTTCCAGCAGTATCTTTACTAAGGATTTGGGAAGGATTTTCCGCTGGCTTGG GCCAAAGGGATCCGACTGTGGCATTGTGAATGTCAACATCCCAACCAGTGGGGCTGAGATTGGAGGTGCTTTTG GTGGTGAAAAGCACACTGGTGGGGGAAGAGAATCTGGAAGTGATTCGTGGAAACTTTATATGAGACGGTCTACTTG tacaATCAACTACAGCAAGGATTTACCTTTGGCTCAAGGAATCAAGTTTCAGTAA